Proteins encoded by one window of Puntigrus tetrazona isolate hp1 chromosome 17, ASM1883169v1, whole genome shotgun sequence:
- the isca2 gene encoding iron-sulfur cluster assembly 2 homolog, mitochondrial has product MSFARRLLVSAPKTASLHLFKVQTVRTCSAPLGSTARYSSASSAEEEHQKPSSSLAENIHLSQSCVQRLAEIMGKGEYLRISVEGGGCSGFQYKFSVDTVKNGDDRVFEKNGVGIIVDQDSLEFVKGSTIDFSQELIRSSFQVLKNPQAEHGCSCGSSFSVKI; this is encoded by the exons ATGTCATTCGCCAGAAGACTCCTCGTAAGCGCCCCTAAAACAGCGTCACTTCACCTTTTCAA GGTTCAGACCGTCAGAACATGTTCGGCTCCTCTCGGCTCCACGGCGCGCTACAGCAGCGCTTCCTCCGCCGAAGAAGAGCACCAGAAGCCCTCCAGCAGTCTAGCTGAGAACATCCATCTCAGCCAGTCCTGTGTCCAG AGGCTGGCCGAGATTATGGGAAAGGGAGAGTATCTGAGGATATCAGTGGAGGGAGGTGGGTGTTCTGGATTCCAGTATAAATTCTCAGTGGATACTGTTAAAAACGGAGATGACAG AGTGTTTGAAAAGAATGGCGTTGGGATAATAGTTGACCAGGACAGTCTGGAGTTTGTGAAAGGATCCACCATTGACTTCAGCCAGGAGCTCATCCGTTCTTCCTTCCAGGTGTTGAAGAACCCACAGGCTGAACACGGCTGCTCGTGCGGCTCGTCCTTCTCTGTCAAAATCTGA
- the npc2.1 gene encoding NPC intracellular cholesterol transporter 2, whose product MDYRMLGVVFFSFLACTNAEPVRFVDCGSVTGKVAQVNIVPCPSQPCQLHKGQSYTVNVTFASSVESQNSSAVVHGVVAGVPVPFPIPQPDGCKSGIHCPVQPGKGYNYVNQLPVKNEYPAIKLVVEWELKDDSNKDLFCVKFPVQIVN is encoded by the exons ATGGATTACCGTATGCTCGgcgttgttttcttttcttttcttgcttGCACTAATGCCGAGCCGGTCAGATTCGTCGACTGTG GCTCAGTAACGGGAAAAGTTGCTCAGGTAAACATCGTGCCCTGCCCATCGCAGCCGTGCCAGCTTCACAAGGGACAGTCCTATACAGTCAATGTAACCTTCGCCAGTA GCGTTGAGAGTCAGAACTCTTCAGCTGTGGTTCACGGAGTGGTGGCTGGCGTCCCCGTCCCGTTCCCTATTCCTCAACCGGATGGGTGCAAGTCTGGAATTCACTGCCCCGTCCAGCCTGGAAAAGGTTATAATTATGTCAACCAGTTGCCCGTCAAGAACGAGTATCCAGCA ATAAAACTGGTCGTGGAATGGGAATTAAAAGACGATTCTAACAAAGATTTATTTTGCGTCAAGTTCCCCGTTCAGATTGTGAACTGA
- the LOC122362121 gene encoding LOW QUALITY PROTEIN: GSK3-beta interaction protein (The sequence of the model RefSeq protein was modified relative to this genomic sequence to represent the inferred CDS: inserted 1 base in 1 codon) — MSRKCSDELPPEEGMEVDCKPEDLSKCSYEERCVELGEVKDMRLEAEAVVNDVLFAVTDMHVSHSLTSGLDVAYINVETRXGNRYCLELTEAGLRVVGHGFDQVDEDLSAQYHETVYSLLDSLSPGYREAFGNALLQRLERLKQNGQ, encoded by the exons ATGAGCCGGAAGTGTTCTGACGAACTACCCCCGGAGGAG GGGATGGAGGTGGACTGTAAGCCGGAGGACCTGTCGAAGTGTTCGTACGAGGAGCGCTGCgtggagctgggggaggtgAAGGACATGCGGCTGGAGGCCGAGGCGGTGGTCAACGACGTGCTCTTCGCGGTCACAGACATGCACGTCTCTCACAGTCTCACCAGCGGACTGGACGTGGCCTACATAAACGTGGAGACCA GAGGAAACCGATACTGCTTAGAGCTCACCGAGGCAGGGCTAAGG GTGGTCGGACACGGCTTCGATCAGGTGGATGAGGACTTGAGCGCCCAGTATCACGAGACTGTTTACTCACTGCTGGACTCTCTCAGCCCCGGATACAGAGAAGCGTTCGGAAACGCTCTGCTGCAGAGACTGGAGAGGCTCAAACAAAACGGACAGTGA